In the genome of Lycorma delicatula isolate Av1 chromosome 8, ASM4794821v1, whole genome shotgun sequence, one region contains:
- the LOC142328721 gene encoding uncharacterized protein LOC142328721 isoform X3 — MIQSIINKKSDDHLGCLVHKVFNIAIPRPDNKDESSWIGTQLKIGQEVQFKVVEVDLNEDMPYIKGELLNQFGFICNDIRNESYSNDEFEERICNSEEPNDKFLNNSNNNEKNKRISKQRSSLTKHNNSNISVKEEHFEKKNSPKKKEKNKSENYINVNNHLNISPNKYNKQNKLISNTLNDMYITMSKLKSEKNSKEDIFENISNASGSKSKNTENENHVKKLSDSKNNNDSEVFESKEKKKHKKKCNSLISSADVSLNNSKNDEETGFGDSFQNDILSTSINDSSATESNRTKKKKNHDSANENKIQKQNANENRSNDARDNLLLFQENYDNFKNGKKKQKIKNKYLERETDHKNHFKEIDSFSNVKHLKQKSKSCTDVEDFDENLSINNEKFISSKRNKNKHLKRNYYSLTDTEISINNDELIRKTKKKHKNERKENNFNDTVAAFSDCEHLGNKHPRRNYHSLTDIETFTNEDEFMKRKKKKKKQDRKQVDLDSTSFVLGKGSLTYSDGECLGIKKGSKESCHSLTDVEYYRNDDSDFKRKKKTKDKINMKSNSFDHLTDSLTDNEYVRSRKKKKSKQHEICNNDYNDMDKTKQKLLKMAIQQNKLNFNECIIKKPESNTNTVDKTLDIKFDKKKKKSKHRSKSFEDTFQLNYTNENETDNVKNKKNTQKSILDDTYFELKAEKRRKRRFSETNLEEFDNSSFSKKKKKKMKDNEDSFVDFDKLSNENQMETNLKMNNSASNYEINSHKKSKKKKKNSKCED; from the coding sequence GTTCATCTGTAATGATATTAGGAATGAATCGTACAGTAATGATGAATTTGAAGAAAGAATTTGTAACAGTGAAGAACCAaatgataaatttcttaataatagtaataataatgaaaaaaataaaaggataagtAAACAAAGAAGTAGTCTAACTAAACATAATAACAGTAACATTTCTGTTAAagaagaacattttgaaaaaaaaaacagtccaaaaaagaaagaaaaaaataaatcagaaaattatataaatgttaacaatcatttaaatatttcaccaaataaatataataaacaaaataaattaatatcaaacacATTAAACGATATGTATATAACGATGTCAAAACTAAAATCTGAAAAGAACagtaaagaagatatttttgaaaatattagtaaTGCAAGtggttcaaaaagtaaaaatactgaaaatgaaaatcatgttaaaaaattatctgatagtaaaaataacaatgacaGTGAAGTTTTTGAatctaaagaaaagaaaaaacataaaaaaaagtgcaATAGTTTAATATCTTCTGCCgatgtttctttaaataattccaaaaatgatgaagaaactgGTTTTGGTGATAGttttcaaaatgatattttatcaaCTTCTATTAATGATAGTAGTGCAACTGAATCAAAtcgaacaaaaaagaaaaagaatcatgATTCGGCAAATGAAAATAAGATTCAAAAACAAAATGCTAATGAAAATAGAAGTAATGATGCGAGggataatttgttactttttcaagaaaattatgataattttaaaaatggtaaaaaaaaacagaaaataaaaaataaatatttagagcGTGAAACTGaccataaaaatcattttaaagaaatagataGTTTCTCAAACGTCaagcatttaaaacaaaaaagtaaatcttGTACTGATGTAGAAGATTTTGATGAGAATTTAtcgattaataatgaaaaatttatttcaagtaaacgtaataaaaataaacatttaaaaagaaattattattcattaacagATActgaaatttctataaataatgatGAGTTGATacgtaaaacaaagaaaaagcataaaaacgaaaggaaagaaaacaattttaatgatacTGTTGCAGCGTTTAGCGATTGTGAACATTTAGGAAATAAACATCCTAGAAGAAATTATCATTCGTTAACTGATATTGAAACATTTACAAATGAAGatgaatttatgaaaagaaaaaagaagaaaaaaaagcaaGATAGAAAACAAGTTGATTTAGACAGTACATCATTTGTGTTAGGTAAAGGTTCATTAACGTACAGTGATGGCGAATGTTTAGGAATTAAAAAAGGATCAAAAGAAAGTTGTCACTCGTTAACCGATGTAGAATATTATAGAAATGATGACAgtgattttaaaaggaaaaagaaaactaaagatAAAATCAATATGAAAAGTAACAGTTTTGATCATCTGACTGATTCATTAACAGATAATGAATATGTAAGAagtcgtaaaaaaaagaaatcaaaacaacatgaaatatgtaataatgattacaatgacatggataaaacaaaacaaaaattattaaaaatggccatccaacaaaataaacttaattttaatgaatgtataattaaaaaacctgaaagTAATACTAATACAGTTGATAAAACTTtggatataaaatttgataaaaagaagaaaaaatcaaaacatagaaGTAAATCTTTTGAAGacacttttcagttaaattatacgaatgaaaatgaaactgataatgtaaaaaataaaaaaaatactcaaaaaagtaTTCTCGATGATACTTATTTTGAATTGAAAGCAGAAAAAAGACGTAAAAGAAGATTTAGTGAAACTAACTTAGAGGAGTTCGATAACAGTTcatttagtaagaaaaaaaagaagaaaatgaaagacaATGAAGattcatttgtagattttgataaattaagtaatgaaaaccaaatggaaacaaatttaaaaatgaataacagcgcatcaaattatgaaataaattctcACAAGAAgtccaaaaagaaaaagaagaatagtaAATGTGaagattaa